TTAATGTGGCGGGCGAGTATAGTTTCGGCAATGCCGGGAAAAACTGGTAACGTTGCAGGGACCGGAGAACCAACATGTTCAGAAAAAAAAATACCGCAGGTGTCAACAGTGATGAAATCCGGGCAATATTAGATGAAAAAAAGGCAAAAATGAAATTGTCTTTAAAGGCGTGTGCCCATTGCTCTCTTTGTGCGGAAAGCTGCTTTTTGTTTATGGGACATAACAAAGACCCGAAATACATGCCGTCCTATAAGTTTTTAAATTCAG
Above is a window of Desulfotignum balticum DSM 7044 DNA encoding:
- a CDS encoding (Fe-S)-binding protein, whose product is MFRKKNTAGVNSDEIRAILDEKKAKMKLSLKACAHCSLCAESCFLFMGHNKDPKYMPSYKFLNSVGVLYKKKGNVDKQDLGEMRDLVWERCVLCTRCYCPIGIDIPDMLALARRICRSQGVYPQYDRE